The Actinomycetota bacterium sequence GGGTAAGTCGATCACCCTCCTCGATCCTTGCTGGATAGGAGAAACAAGGTGTCAGGCCTCGAATCGGGATATCCCTGTGGGTATTTTTTTCTGTTACCCCCTTACTGGTGAGCGGTACATAACAAGAATGAGCCTCGTGAGTCACAGTGTTTAAGGGGTATTTACTCTTGCGATTCGCCGCTCGCCTGAGAGCAAGATTAAGGCCGTTTCTTATTCGAGCAATGGAAGCAATTCTTTTTCTCGTGCCCTATGTTCAGATATAGACAAGAATTCGGTTTAGCCGTCTTTTCCTGCACAGGTTATTCTTACCAATATCCACCAGGCCGAGAATCTTATCCTCGCGATGAGGGCGGTAATGTATAAAAATTTGTGTCTGGATTACTAGAGCCATAATAAATAGCCTTCCTCTTGCAAGGCAAGCAACCAAACAAGGAGAAAGGCTATGGCTAAACGTGAAGAACATGCTTCAAGGGAAATGGTCACACAGGTAAGGGAAGAGGTCAAGCAGAGAGAGAAGGCCATCATGCAGCGTCTCATGGCCGAGGAAAGAGAGCTCTTCCTGGAAGAGCACTCAGAAGACAAGGGCAATGGTTTCTACGAGCGCTCCCTGCTCACCTCAAGCGGGCTCATCGAGGACTTGAGGGTGCCCAGAACGCGCTCGGGGGAATTCTACCCAGCCCTGCTTCCGGGAAGGAGAAGGGCCTCCATAGATATGGGAGACCTTGTGCTTCTGCTCTTCGAGTGCGGTGTCAGCACCCGCAAGGTCCAGCAGGTGCTGGAGCTCTACTACGGCACCTACTACTCCCACGCCAGCATCGCCAGGCTCGCCAGCGTGACCCTGGAGAAGATCGAGGTCTGGAGGATGCGTCCCTTGAAGAGAAGGTATTTCTCCCTCCACATGGACGCCTGCTTCCTCTCCTTGAAGAGGGGATCCTACAAGAAGGAGCCCGTCTATATCGTCCAGGGCACCGACCACGAAGGCTCAAGGGAGATCCTGTGCTTCTTCCTCATGGGGAGTGAGGGGGAAAGCGCCCGCGCTTGGCGCGAGATCTTCGCCGAGCTCAAGGAGAGGGGCGTGGAGCACATAGATATCGTTGTTTCCGACGACCTTTCCGGGATAGAGGAGGCCGTGGCCTCGGTCTTCCCCTCCGCCGACCATCAGCTCTGCTTGGTACACGCCATTCGTGCCTCCCAGAGAAAGGCGAGAAGGCTGGACTGGGAGAAGGTCTCAGGTGGCCTCAAGGCCGTCTACGGGGCGAGCTGCAGGGCCGAGGCCGAAGCCGCCTTCGGCGCCTTCTCGGAGGCCTGGAAGAAGCGCTATCCGCACCTGGTGCGCTATTGGAGGGAGAACCTGCCTCACCTTCTCACCTTCCTCTCCTACCCGCAGCAACTCAGGCCCCATATATACACCACCAACCAGCTGGAGAGGATCAACAAGGAAGTGAAGAGGAGGTGTAAGGCCATCGAGGTCTTCTCGTCGGAGGAGAGCCTCTTGACCGTACTCTATCTTGTGTTGAAATCGGAGAACGAAAAGCTCTCCCGAAGGAAGCTCAGGGGTTTTAAAGATCTGGTCTGGGAGGAAGGTTGACATGCGGACACAATAAACTTGACGCTATCCATGACCCCTCGAGGAAAATTAATAAGATTTAACACCAATAGGATTTTCAATAAGATTTGATATTATGGGCTGGGACAGAGCGGTAGCGCTATCAGGAATGCCCGCAGGCAAGAACGAGGGAGAGGCGGCCGCTGGGCTTCCGGAAGAGCTGCCACCACCGGCGCCAGAGCTGGCCCTCGGAATGGTCGGACCCTTTTCCGGGCGGGTTTTCCGGGCTGGGAACCTTGCAGCGGCTCTGACCGCCGAATCATATCCATGGTTGGAGAGTTGATCAGGGAACCCCCTGGAGCAGGCAAATGATTACAGCGAGGCAGTCCAAGAGCAGGATGGTCATAAGGTGCGACGCGAAACGGGTTAGGAGGATCACCATATACGGGCTTTTCCTTGTCATGTTCTTCATCGTCCCGGCCATCGTGTTCGCCATCAAGGACGGGGTCGACATCAACAGCGCGTCCGATCTCTCCGCAAAACTGGTCTTCCCGGCGGTAGCCCTGGTGGGGACAGTCACCGTTCTCTATCGCGAGAGAAGCCTGATCATCATCGATAAGGCAAAGGGCATCCTGGTGATCAGGCGCCCTGCCGATCGCGAAATGGCCGGCTCATATCCTCTCGATGCTGTAAGCGAAGTGAGGCTCCGCCATCACGGGAATCCTTACTACTTCCCGAAACTGAGCATACTCCTGAGCGGTGGCCAGGAGGTCATATTGAGCAGCGACGTTCTTCTCGCCATGCCCCTGGCGCCTGCGGTGCCTCTGCATGATCACGTGAAAAGAGAGCGAGCCCTGGGAAGGGACATCGCTGCCTTTATCGGTGTCCCCTTCCGGGAAATAAAGGGCGGGGACGTAGCCTTCGGCCTGGATCAGGCGGATAAAGAAGTGGGCGGGGCTGACGGTGACGAAAAAGAAACGTGAAGGCGAGCACCGCCTGATCAACGCCTGGTATCTGGTCGTTTTTACGGAAAATCTGGCGGAGAGGGTGGGATTCGAACCCACGGAGCCCCGCGAAGGGCTCAACGGTTTTCGAGACCGCCCCATTCGTCCGCTCTGGCACCTCTCCGCGTATCCCTATTATAGGGCGGTGCGTCATTGCGGCAAATCCCGGCCGGCTCCCGGCCCCCCGCCGGACGCGGGTACACGCCGTCGGGGGCTCGCAGGGAGAAGGGCGCCCGCGGGAAGCAGCGCGGGAAGTAAAGGGCCGGCACGGAGGAACGACGTGCACGGGGCTCGCAGGGGGAGGGGTGTCCGCGGGATCGATCGGGCCTGTTTTCGCTCAGATTTCCTTCTCCGCCCGGATCATCCCGTATCCCATCAGCCCTTCGTTGAAGGCCTTCTCCAGGCCTGTGCAGGCACGGGCGAAGGCGTCCGCATACCTTGCGGCTTGCGCTTCCGTCGCCCTGTCCCGGAAGCGCAGGGCGTTCTCTCTCCAGCGGGGTAGGGTGGGAAGCACTTTCTCCGTGATGTTCACCACCCGTATGCGCGCGAAGCCCGCCTCCACCAGGAGGTCGCAGAGAGAACCCATACTGAGCACCCGTGCGGGCCCCCAGACGTCGGGAGCGAATAGGTTCGCCCTGGCCTCGGCGAGGAAGTGCCGCAGCCCCCGCAGGAAAGGCAGGGACCCCAACTGCGCCAGGTCGCAGAGCACCAGCCGGCCGCCGCCCCTCAATACCCTGTGACATTCGCGGAAAAGGGCCCTCTTGTCCTGAACGGGATGCACGGCCTCCATGATCCACACCAGGTCGAAAGAGCTGTCGGGAAAACCGTTGTCCATTCCGTCGGCCACCGTGAAGCGCACCTTGTCGATCCCCTTCTGTCGCGCGCTCTCGGCGGCAAGGCGCACCCCCCGCTCGCTGGTGGAGATGCCTTCCACGGCGCAGCCGTACTTCCCGTGGATGTAGAGGGCGGGTGCGCCCACGCCGCAGCCCACGTCAAGGACCCGGCTCTCCCCGGAAAGATCGCACAGGGCGAGCATCCTGTCGATCATGGCGCGGGCCGCCTCGGCAAGCTCCATGTCCGGGGTCGCGAAATAACCGAAGTGCAGGTTATCCCCCATGAATTCCAGCCACGCGTCGGTGACGCGGTCGTAATGGACGGCTGGATCCCGGGCCATGCAAAGCACCCCCCTGCGCACCGTTCCGGCCTGCATCTTCCCTCGCAACCCGTATTATAAGCGACGGCTTGGGCAACCGGCAGGAAGCTGCGCCGGATACGGAGGTCAGTCCAGGACGAGCAGGTAAAGGGTGGAGGGCACGTGTATGCCGCCCCTTTCTTCCTGGCTCACGTGGCCGAAGATCACCCTTTTCCCGTCGGGACTCCACGTCGCCTCGGTTATCTGCCGGGCATGCGGGTCGTATTCCTCGTGCTCCGGGTCCGTGAAGAAGGTCAGCCTCGTCTTGTTCCCGCCGTCCGCGTCCATCATCCACAGCTCCTCGCCGTCTCCCGGGTACCCCTGCGCCGCGCACCAGGCGATCTTCCCGCCGTCCGGCGAAAACTCCGGGTTTTCGTCGTGGACGAACGGCGTGTCCGTCAGGCGGCGCAGCAAGGATCCCCCGAGGTCGCATACGTAGATGTCGCCCCAGAATCCCTGTCCTCCATTTTCTTCCAGGTCGGTAAAACTGCCGGCGAGAGCGCCGTCTCCGGGGATGAAACCCGTTCCCTCGATAAGGGTGAAACCCTCGGGCGGGTCCACGGCACGGATGTTGGATATCTTCGGCTCCCCGCCCTCGAAGGAGATGTCCGCCAGCTTCACCCTCCAGGCTCCCAGCTCCTCTCCCTGCCGGTACCACACGTTCTCCCAGCCCCAGTAGGAACCCGGATGTCCCTGCAGGCCGGGCGCCCGCGGGTCCTCGTCGGGATCGGAGGGCTTGCCGTGCGGATATTTCTCCATGGAGAATTCCTCGTTCCAGTAGAGCGTCCTCCCGTCGTGTGAAAAGCTGGGCCTGATGACGCCCCAGTTCTCCGGGTAATCGGTGATGCGCCAGAAGCGGCTGCCGTCTCTGGTCATTATCCAGACATTGTGATTGCGTCCGATGCCCGGCCGCGCCGTGGCCCCCGTGCCCTTCCTGGGATACCCCGCGTTCTCGGCGGTGAAGACCAGGTACTCGCCGCAGGGGTGCCAGGAGGGCTGGCCTTTCCAGCCGGTACCGGCCAGGGCGGGATTTCCGGCGGTCAGGCACCTGGCACCCGACCCGTCCGGCCTGCTGACGTACACGTCGTAGGTGATGCCCTGCGGGTCGCCGGGGTCCTCCCTCTCCCTGGTGAAGGCGACGGCCTCTCCGTCCGGGGACCACTTCGGAAACGCCCCCTCCCCTATCGCCCGCAGGCTTTTCACCGTGATCGCTTCCGGTGATCCGCCCCCGGCGTCGCCGGGGACCGCGGGCTCTTTCCTTACGCATGACGTCGCGTATGCGCCGGCCGCCAGGCCGAAGAGAAGGAGGGCGGACAGGAAAGCCGAGGCCTTCCTTCCCGCGGCGGATCCTGCCATCCCGTCACCGTCCCCGTTGCCGTGATCCCGAAACCGGCTTCCCGCTCGGCATATGCAAGATCTCCATGTGTTTATCATCAATCACCGCCGCTTTGCCCGCCGCTCATACCCTTAGTTTC is a genomic window containing:
- a CDS encoding methyltransferase domain-containing protein, whose amino-acid sequence is MARDPAVHYDRVTDAWLEFMGDNLHFGYFATPDMELAEAARAMIDRMLALCDLSGESRVLDVGCGVGAPALYIHGKYGCAVEGISTSERGVRLAAESARQKGIDKVRFTVADGMDNGFPDSSFDLVWIMEAVHPVQDKRALFRECHRVLRGGGRLVLCDLAQLGSLPFLRGLRHFLAEARANLFAPDVWGPARVLSMGSLCDLLVEAGFARIRVVNITEKVLPTLPRWRENALRFRDRATEAQAARYADAFARACTGLEKAFNEGLMGYGMIRAEKEI
- a CDS encoding PD40 domain-containing protein, with the translated sequence MAGSAAGRKASAFLSALLLFGLAAGAYATSCVRKEPAVPGDAGGGSPEAITVKSLRAIGEGAFPKWSPDGEAVAFTREREDPGDPQGITYDVYVSRPDGSGARCLTAGNPALAGTGWKGQPSWHPCGEYLVFTAENAGYPRKGTGATARPGIGRNHNVWIMTRDGSRFWRITDYPENWGVIRPSFSHDGRTLYWNEEFSMEKYPHGKPSDPDEDPRAPGLQGHPGSYWGWENVWYRQGEELGAWRVKLADISFEGGEPKISNIRAVDPPEGFTLIEGTGFIPGDGALAGSFTDLEENGGQGFWGDIYVCDLGGSLLRRLTDTPFVHDENPEFSPDGGKIAWCAAQGYPGDGEELWMMDADGGNKTRLTFFTDPEHEEYDPHARQITEATWSPDGKRVIFGHVSQEERGGIHVPSTLYLLVLD
- a CDS encoding IS256 family transposase, encoding MAKREEHASREMVTQVREEVKQREKAIMQRLMAEERELFLEEHSEDKGNGFYERSLLTSSGLIEDLRVPRTRSGEFYPALLPGRRRASIDMGDLVLLLFECGVSTRKVQQVLELYYGTYYSHASIARLASVTLEKIEVWRMRPLKRRYFSLHMDACFLSLKRGSYKKEPVYIVQGTDHEGSREILCFFLMGSEGESARAWREIFAELKERGVEHIDIVVSDDLSGIEEAVASVFPSADHQLCLVHAIRASQRKARRLDWEKVSGGLKAVYGASCRAEAEAAFGAFSEAWKKRYPHLVRYWRENLPHLLTFLSYPQQLRPHIYTTNQLERINKEVKRRCKAIEVFSSEESLLTVLYLVLKSENEKLSRRKLRGFKDLVWEEG